The DNA sequence TGGGAAGACCACGTTGGCGCGGTTGCTGGCTCGCTACGTCGACGCAGCCTTCGAGCCCATGAGCGCCGTGACTGCCGGCGTGGCGGGCATCCGTGACGCCACCACGCGCGCCCGCGAGCGCCTGGAGCGCATGGGGAAGCGCACGATCCTGTTCTGTGACGAGATCCATCGCTTCAACAAGGGCCAACAGGATGCCTTCCTTCCGCATGTGGAGAGCGGCACCATCACCTTGATCGGGGCCACCACCGAGAACCCTTCCTTCGAGGTGGTGCGGCCGCTGTTGTCACGTGCGCCCGTGGTGGTGCTGGAGCCGCTGACCGTGCCCGACGTGATCGGCATCCTCGACGACGCGCTGTCCGACGCGGAGCGGGGGTTGGGGGGTCGGGGGCTGACGGCCTCGCCCGAGGCGCTGGAGGCGCTTGCCCGAGCGGCGGACGGTGACGCACGCCGCGGCTTGGGTGCGCTGGAGGTGGCCGCCGAGCTGGCGGCCCAGCAGGACGGGCGGCTGGATCTGGCCACGGTCACCGAGGCGCTCCAGCACCGACACGCGGTCTACGACAAGGGCGGTGAGGAGCACTACAATCTCATCTCGGCGCTGCACAAGTCGGTGCGGGGTTCCGACCCGGACGCCGCGCTCTATTGGTTGGCGCGCATGTTGGAGGGTGGCGAGGATCCGCTCTACATCGCTCGCCGACTGGTACGCATCGCCTCCGAGGACGTGGGTCTGGCCACGCCGCAGGCCCTGAGTGTCGCAATCGCGGCCGAGCGTGCCTACCGCTTCCTCGGGTCCCCCGAAGGAGAGCTGGCACTGGCGGAAGCGGCGGTCTTCCTGGCGACGTCGCCCAAGTCCAATGCGGTCTATGCCGCCTTCGGAGAGGCCCGCGCCAAGGCACGCGAGACCGGTGGTCTGCCCGTTCCGTTGCACATCCGCAATGCGCCCACCGACCTGATGACGGAGCTGGGGTACGGAAGGGGCTATCGCTACGATCCCGACGAGCCGGGCGGCGTGGCGCGGCAGAGCTATCTCCCGCCCGAGCTCGACGGCACCCGCTTCTACCATCCGAGCGACCAGGGGATGGAGGCGCGCGTGCGCGAGCGCCTGGAGGCCTGGGGACAGCTCCGCCGCGGCGCCCCTCCGGAACAGCCCTGAGCCGCCCGCAGAGCCTTTCCCCCTCGGCGGGGTACAGGCGGGACGCCGGTCTGCGCGTCGGGGCCGATCGGCGGGCTCCTTTCTTCTCGTTGGAGGTCCCATCCCCACAGCCCTGATCGAGAATCGCACGCCCGTCGAGCGAACCGTGCTGGTGGGCGCGCCCCTGGCGGCCACTCCCCGGCACGTGGTAGACGAGCACCTCGCGGAGCTGGAGCGCCTCACCGACACGGCAGGCGGCGAGGTGGTGGGGACGCTGGTCCAACGAATGGACAGCCCCACGCCCTCCCACTACATCGGCAAGGGCAAGGTCGAGGAGCTGGCTGCGCTCGTGCGGAGCACCGACGCCGACCTCGTGATCTTCGACGAGGAGCTGAGCCCGGTCCAGGGCATGAACCTGGAGCGAGCCCTGCAGGCGCGTGTCATGGATCGCTCCGAGTTGATCCTGGACATCTTCGCAACGCGGGCGCGCAGTCGAGAGGCGAAGATGCAGGTGGAGCTGGCACAACTCGAGTACCTTCTGCCACGTCTTACGCGCATGTGGAGTCACTTGTCCCGCATCCGAGGCGGCATCGGACTCCGTGGGCCCGGCGAGACCCAGCTCGAAGTGGACCGGCGACTGGTGGGCCGGCGCATCGCCGATCTCAAGCAGAAGCTGGAGGTGGTGGCGCGTTCGCGTGAGACCCAGCGCAAGCGCAGGCAGGGCGAGTTCCGGGCCGCGCTGGTGGGCTACACGAACGCCGGGAAGTCCTCGCTCCTGCGTGCCCTGTCGGGGAGCGACGTTTTCGTCGAGGACCGTCTGTTCGCCACGTTGGACCCGGCCACCCGCGCCGTCGATCTTGGGTCCGGCGCCAAGGCCTTGGTCACGGACACGGTCGGGTTCATCCGCAAGCTGCCGCACAACCTCGTCGCGTCCTTCCGTTCCACCCTGGAGGAGGCGCGCGAAGCGGATGTGCTGCTGCTGGTCGTCGATGCGTCCCACCCGGAGTGGGAGGAACAGCTCGCCGTCGTGCGGGAGGTGCTGCACGAGCTGGAGCTCGATCGCCCTCAGGTGCTGGTGTTCAACAAGGTGGATCAGTTGACGCACGCTGAGGAGACGGCGCTCCGCGAGCGCATCCACGCCTTGGAGCCCACGCCCGCGGTCTTCACGTCGGCCTTGGAGGCGGGTGGGCTCGAGTCCCTCAAGAGCGTGCTCCTGGCGCGGTTGCGGGTACGGCAGCCCGAGGTGACGCTGGAGATCCCGGCCGCGGACGGAGGGCTTCTCGCCGAGGTGCACCGCACTGGTGAGGTGCGGTGGCTGGAGTCACGGGGGCCGGTGGTGCGGGTCACTGCTCGCCTGCCGGAGGCGCTGGTCGAACGCTTGCGCAGCACCGGCTACCTGGTCTCGAGCGAGGTACCCGACTGAAGCCGGGGGACGTCTCGGCCGGGAGCACTCCCAGTTCGGGGCGGCACGGGCGCTGCATCACCATTCCAGCGGCCGGTCCCCGGTGATATGATGCGGCGGTCGCGGCCCACCGGGGATGCGAGCGCGGGCGGCCCCAGCGAGCGCGGCTCGCGCGTCCGGTCTCCACAGCAGCAGGGAAAGACCCGTGAGGTTCTACGTCAACATCGACCATGTGGCCACGGTACGGCAGGCCCGCCGCACCGATGAGCCGGATCCCGTGCGGGCTGCCGTCCTCGTCGAGCTGGCGGGCGCCGATGGCATCACCGTGCACCTGCGAGAGGATCGGCGGCACATCCAGGACCGGGACGTCCGTATGCTCATGGAAACGGTCCGCACCTGCGTGAACCTGGAGATGGCGACGTCGGAGCCCATCCTCGACCTGGCCCTGGAGCTCCGCCCGCTGCAGGTGACCCTGGTGCCCGAGAAGCGCGAAGAGGTCACGACCGAAGGGGGTCTGGACCTGGGGAGCATCGCGGCCCAGGAACGGGTCGGACGTGCGGTGGCGAAGCTGAACGCGGCAGGCATCCACACGTCGCTGTTCATCGATCCCACCATCCCCGCGCTGGTCGCCTCCCGGGACCTGGAGGCCAAGGCGGTCGAGCTGCACACCGGTGAGTACGCCAATGCATCCCGTGCGGGTCGCGAGGCTGAACTGGATCGCCTCGTCACCGCCGCGCACGAAGGCCGCGCCATCGGCCTCTCCGTTCACGCTGGACACGGCCTGACGTACGAGAACGTAGTCCCGGTGGCGGCCATCCCGGAGATCGAGGAGCTCAACATCGGGCACAGCA is a window from the Gemmatimonadota bacterium genome containing:
- a CDS encoding replication-associated recombination protein A; its protein translation is MSQDDLFGRPPPPAFPEEPEVGPQPDAPLAARMRPRTLDEFRGQTALLGPEGSLRKRIEAGRVTSMIFWGPPGCGKTTLARLLARYVDAAFEPMSAVTAGVAGIRDATTRARERLERMGKRTILFCDEIHRFNKGQQDAFLPHVESGTITLIGATTENPSFEVVRPLLSRAPVVVLEPLTVPDVIGILDDALSDAERGLGGRGLTASPEALEALARAADGDARRGLGALEVAAELAAQQDGRLDLATVTEALQHRHAVYDKGGEEHYNLISALHKSVRGSDPDAALYWLARMLEGGEDPLYIARRLVRIASEDVGLATPQALSVAIAAERAYRFLGSPEGELALAEAAVFLATSPKSNAVYAAFGEARAKARETGGLPVPLHIRNAPTDLMTELGYGRGYRYDPDEPGGVARQSYLPPELDGTRFYHPSDQGMEARVRERLEAWGQLRRGAPPEQP
- a CDS encoding pyridoxine 5'-phosphate synthase, producing the protein MRFYVNIDHVATVRQARRTDEPDPVRAAVLVELAGADGITVHLREDRRHIQDRDVRMLMETVRTCVNLEMATSEPILDLALELRPLQVTLVPEKREEVTTEGGLDLGSIAAQERVGRAVAKLNAAGIHTSLFIDPTIPALVASRDLEAKAVELHTGEYANASRAGREAELDRLVTAAHEGRAIGLSVHAGHGLTYENVVPVAAIPEIEELNIGHSIVSRALFVGMERAVREMRTLLREARVS
- the hflX gene encoding GTPase HflX, whose protein sequence is MLVGAPLAATPRHVVDEHLAELERLTDTAGGEVVGTLVQRMDSPTPSHYIGKGKVEELAALVRSTDADLVIFDEELSPVQGMNLERALQARVMDRSELILDIFATRARSREAKMQVELAQLEYLLPRLTRMWSHLSRIRGGIGLRGPGETQLEVDRRLVGRRIADLKQKLEVVARSRETQRKRRQGEFRAALVGYTNAGKSSLLRALSGSDVFVEDRLFATLDPATRAVDLGSGAKALVTDTVGFIRKLPHNLVASFRSTLEEAREADVLLLVVDASHPEWEEQLAVVREVLHELELDRPQVLVFNKVDQLTHAEETALRERIHALEPTPAVFTSALEAGGLESLKSVLLARLRVRQPEVTLEIPAADGGLLAEVHRTGEVRWLESRGPVVRVTARLPEALVERLRSTGYLVSSEVPD